The following are encoded together in the Arcobacter aquimarinus genome:
- a CDS encoding efflux RND transporter periplasmic adaptor subunit translates to MIKKSIISIFLLLGLNNLVANETPALPVQTFKIEKQNNFTSRTYPTILKAYEQVDVIARVQGTLKEKLFNEGEFVKKGTVLYKIEPDTYLANLNIKKANFVKAKKDYERAKSLIASKSISAQVYDDYLFQYNSSKAALDEAQINLNYTTVKAPINGIVGIKNHDVGDLVGSNVNNSLLVTITNINPIHAEFSLPKDDINKYLSQIKNKSAKINLIANGQKYESGEVDFISSVIDSNTDTLLIRAKFDNTNSDLIVGTFAKIEIDNLSLGEVFIVPENAVMKTAQASIVMVIDENNIAKPRPVETGDLVENGIVVKSGLKIDEQIAISNLAKLRPETKVQIVNKEK, encoded by the coding sequence ATGATAAAAAAATCAATAATTTCAATATTTTTACTATTAGGATTAAACAATCTTGTAGCAAATGAAACGCCAGCTTTACCTGTGCAAACTTTCAAAATTGAAAAACAAAATAATTTTACAAGTAGAACTTATCCAACTATTTTAAAAGCTTATGAGCAAGTTGATGTTATAGCAAGAGTTCAAGGAACACTAAAAGAAAAACTTTTTAATGAAGGGGAATTTGTAAAAAAAGGAACTGTTTTATACAAAATAGAACCTGATACTTACTTAGCAAACCTTAATATAAAAAAAGCAAATTTTGTAAAAGCAAAAAAAGATTATGAAAGAGCTAAATCTCTTATTGCTTCAAAATCTATAAGTGCGCAAGTTTATGATGATTACTTATTTCAATACAATAGTTCAAAAGCAGCGTTAGATGAAGCACAAATAAATTTAAATTACACAACAGTAAAAGCTCCTATAAATGGAATTGTAGGAATAAAAAATCACGATGTTGGAGATTTAGTTGGAAGCAATGTAAATAATTCACTTCTTGTAACTATTACAAATATAAATCCTATTCATGCTGAATTTTCGCTACCAAAAGATGATATAAATAAATATTTATCTCAAATAAAAAATAAAAGTGCAAAAATAAATCTTATTGCAAATGGACAAAAATATGAATCAGGAGAAGTTGATTTTATCTCTTCAGTTATTGATTCAAATACTGATACTCTTTTAATTAGAGCAAAATTTGATAATACTAATAGTGATTTAATTGTTGGAACTTTTGCGAAAATTGAAATTGATAATTTATCTTTAGGAGAGGTTTTTATAGTTCCTGAAAATGCTGTTATGAAAACAGCTCAAGCTTCAATAGTTATGGTAATAGATGAAAATAATATTGCAAAACCTAGACCTGTAGAAACAGGTGACTTAGTAGAAAATGGAATAGTTGTTAAAAGTGGGTTAAAAATAGATGAACAAATTGCTATTAGTAATCTTGCAAAACTTAGACCTGAAACAAAAGTTCAAATAGTAAATAAAGAGAAATAA
- a CDS encoding TolC family protein: MKKICCILFTPFFLYAQNLEELVNLSIENRLVDSSKQSLESIQDEYKSIKSGYLPSLDVGAKYAMTDEETQSLAQNSANAYASLNYTLYDGGKKSDIYDSYESTIKSTQESIENLKNNISMNVITYYYNYLSLIAKKDSKIKEIEQLESQMLRLSRFLDAGTTTEDEVQKIISRVENAKVILQEIELETQTILHNLEYITGTKVEITEGSNIKKLNDITNESERFDIKSLEFDLQTKLSKSKAEKSAFLPTITLDNTYTYYDSNFDNKEYEKNTIDHQNIISANLKWNLFSFGETQYKYESAYKSYLASKSKYEYEKNKANVDLQLALKSYDIAKAKIKSAQANLKAAQSAYEVIKSKYENGLIDNVAFLESLSEKSEAVSQLKTSINELEIKKANIIYHSGKKLQEYIK, translated from the coding sequence TTGAAAAAGATATGTTGTATACTTTTTACCCCATTTTTTTTATACGCACAAAATTTGGAGGAGTTAGTTAATTTATCTATAGAAAATAGATTAGTTGATTCTTCAAAACAGAGTTTAGAATCTATCCAAGATGAATACAAAAGTATTAAAAGTGGATATTTACCAAGTTTAGATGTTGGAGCAAAATATGCAATGACAGATGAAGAGACACAAAGTTTAGCTCAAAACTCAGCAAATGCTTATGCTAGTTTAAACTATACACTTTATGATGGTGGAAAAAAATCTGATATTTATGATAGCTACGAATCTACAATTAAAAGTACTCAAGAATCAATTGAAAATTTAAAAAATAATATTTCAATGAATGTTATAACTTATTATTATAATTATTTATCGTTAATTGCTAAAAAAGATTCAAAAATAAAAGAAATAGAACAACTTGAATCTCAAATGTTACGATTAAGTAGATTTTTAGATGCGGGAACAACAACTGAAGATGAAGTACAAAAAATTATTTCAAGAGTTGAAAATGCTAAAGTTATATTACAAGAAATAGAACTTGAAACTCAAACTATTTTACATAATTTAGAATACATTACTGGAACAAAAGTAGAAATTACAGAAGGTTCAAACATAAAAAAACTTAATGATATAACAAATGAAAGTGAAAGATTTGATATTAAATCTTTAGAATTTGATTTACAAACAAAATTAAGTAAATCAAAAGCAGAAAAAAGTGCATTTTTACCAACTATAACTTTAGATAATACTTATACATATTATGATTCAAATTTTGACAATAAAGAATATGAAAAAAATACAATTGACCATCAAAATATAATTTCAGCAAATCTAAAATGGAATTTATTTTCTTTTGGAGAAACACAATATAAATATGAGTCAGCTTATAAATCTTATTTAGCTTCTAAATCAAAATATGAATATGAAAAAAATAAAGCAAATGTTGATTTACAACTTGCATTAAAATCTTATGATATTGCAAAAGCAAAAATAAAATCAGCACAAGCAAATCTAAAAGCAGCACAAAGTGCATATGAAGTTATAAAATCAAAATATGAAAATGGATTGATTGATAATGTAGCTTTTTTAGAAAGTTTAAGTGAAAAATCAGAAGCTGTTAGTCAATTAAAAACATCAATAAATGAGTTAGAAATTAAAAAAGCAAATATTATTTACCATAGTGGTAAAAAATTACAGGAGTATATAAAATGA
- a CDS encoding MarR family winged helix-turn-helix transcriptional regulator: MNKKYIDKFYNSTAKKSEYEIFNITLPINLLYKDMFNETEHFLKANYDLLHSHIDVLASLYFNGNSLSPTELYDAMLFSSGGMTKILNKLEERNFIKREPSISDKRSILICLTKEGEKVVKDAISKIAKAKEEMFDVLNEKEKEDLRNILSKVIYSQL, from the coding sequence ATGAATAAAAAATACATTGATAAATTTTACAACTCAACAGCAAAAAAAAGTGAATATGAAATTTTTAATATTACTTTACCAATAAATCTTTTGTATAAAGATATGTTTAATGAAACAGAACATTTTTTAAAGGCAAATTATGATTTGTTACATTCACATATAGATGTATTAGCATCACTTTATTTCAATGGAAATTCTCTTTCTCCTACTGAATTATATGATGCTATGCTTTTTTCTTCAGGTGGAATGACAAAAATTTTAAATAAATTAGAAGAGAGAAATTTTATAAAAAGGGAACCATCTATTAGTGATAAAAGAAGTATTTTGATTTGCCTTACAAAAGAGGGTGAAAAAGTTGTGAAAGATGCTATTTCAAAAATAGCAAAAGCAAAAGAAGAGATGTTTGATGTTTTAAATGAAAAAGAGAAAGAGGATTTGAGAAATATTTTAAGTAAGGTTATTTATTCTCAACTTTAA
- a CDS encoding sensor domain-containing diguanylate cyclase — MKKLLLLFLLSFFSFANEITQIDLSKQKWEYKWGDSLGDSTLWQEIDFPRNPPNRNNQTNIWFRVQLPQTIPSNSNLYIVSIDLITQVYFKDKQIYSFGEFDENGKGKYKGWPWHLIPLPTDSAGEYLYFRIYSNYGDIGFWGEILILSKGELYEKLLKNDILKIIIGSVSIFVAIFFLLTFLSKFQRIESLILGLLFLTQGLNVFCSAKIMQLFFYYPLFNQYILAIAFFSFPIGMALFMDKVINYKILFNPIKKIWQIHLIYLIIAILGSVLGFFSLPSTYEWFDIFYNFITLPILTFFIIYFFYKGDKETKIITFSFFIISLYWLYSTLIAAGIVPWEEYPSDIAVFICLLFLSYSIVNRLNYTKELEEAKIELTNLTLTDYLTNLSNRKNIDSILKINENLFNRYKDKFSIILVDIDDFKKVNDTYGHLVGDKVLIEISGILKKYTRQTDIVGRWGGEEFIIICPKTNLQDASKLAEKLRKKISTHQFETVGNKTASLGVSTFKENETIIELITRVDDAMYLAKSNGKNRIEVKY, encoded by the coding sequence ATGAAAAAATTATTATTACTATTTCTTCTATCTTTTTTCTCTTTTGCAAATGAAATAACTCAAATAGATTTATCTAAACAAAAATGGGAATATAAATGGGGAGATTCTTTAGGTGATTCTACCTTATGGCAAGAAATAGATTTTCCACGCAACCCACCAAATAGAAATAATCAAACAAATATTTGGTTTAGGGTACAACTTCCTCAAACTATTCCTTCTAACTCTAATTTATATATTGTAAGTATTGATTTAATAACACAGGTTTATTTTAAAGATAAACAAATATATAGTTTTGGTGAATTTGATGAAAATGGAAAAGGTAAATATAAAGGTTGGCCTTGGCATTTAATACCTTTGCCTACTGATAGCGCTGGAGAGTATTTATATTTTAGAATTTATTCTAATTATGGTGATATTGGTTTTTGGGGAGAAATTCTTATTTTATCAAAAGGTGAGTTATATGAAAAACTTTTAAAAAATGATATACTAAAAATTATTATAGGTTCTGTCTCTATTTTTGTTGCAATATTCTTTTTATTAACTTTTTTATCAAAATTTCAAAGAATTGAATCTTTGATTTTAGGTTTGTTATTTTTAACACAAGGTTTAAATGTTTTTTGTTCTGCAAAAATAATGCAGCTATTTTTTTATTACCCTTTATTCAATCAATATATTTTAGCAATTGCATTTTTTTCTTTTCCTATTGGGATGGCTCTTTTTATGGATAAAGTCATTAATTATAAAATACTATTTAATCCTATAAAAAAAATTTGGCAGATACATTTGATTTATTTAATAATAGCTATTTTGGGTTCTGTTTTAGGCTTTTTTTCTTTGCCTTCTACTTATGAATGGTTTGATATTTTTTATAACTTTATAACTTTGCCAATTTTGACATTTTTTATTATTTATTTCTTTTATAAAGGGGATAAAGAAACCAAAATAATCACTTTTAGTTTTTTTATAATTTCTCTTTATTGGTTGTATTCAACACTTATTGCAGCAGGAATTGTACCTTGGGAAGAATATCCAAGTGATATAGCTGTATTTATATGTTTATTATTTTTATCGTACTCAATTGTAAATAGATTAAATTATACAAAAGAGTTAGAAGAAGCAAAAATAGAACTTACAAATCTTACTTTGACTGATTATTTGACAAATCTTAGCAATAGAAAAAATATAGATTCTATATTAAAAATAAATGAAAATTTATTTAATAGATATAAAGATAAATTTTCAATAATTTTAGTAGATATAGATGATTTTAAAAAAGTAAATGATACTTATGGACATTTAGTTGGAGATAAAGTGCTTATTGAAATATCAGGTATATTAAAAAAATATACTAGACAAACAGATATTGTTGGAAGATGGGGTGGAGAAGAATTTATAATTATTTGTCCAAAAACAAATCTTCAAGATGCTTCAAAATTGGCAGAAAAATTAAGAAAGAAAATTTCTACTCATCAATTTGAAACAGTAGGAAATAAAACAGCCAGTTTAGGAGTTTCAACATTTAAAGAAAATGAAACTATTATTGAACTTATAACAAGAGTTGATGATGCAATGTATCTTGCAAAATCAAATGGTAAAAATAGGATTGAAGTGAAGTATTAA
- a CDS encoding exodeoxyribonuclease III: protein MAKRYKFISWNVNGIRAVDKKEALKWVDEANIDLLGIQETKSMKEQIPKTIFQKEYKTLFASASAIKGRSGTALFTDIKTTFECNCPTVDILDEGRINEVHFSLGDKDIAFFNVYFPNGQSKEERLDYKMEFYDRFLTHCENLKNQGKSIIVCGDVNTAHTEIDIARPKANENTSGFLQMERDWITKFLSHGYIDTFRLINGDLKDKYSWWSYRANARANNVGWRIDYFYVSEDLKNYVKDAYILDNIEGSDHCPIGLEMEF from the coding sequence ATGGCAAAAAGATATAAGTTTATTTCATGGAATGTAAATGGTATAAGAGCTGTTGATAAAAAGGAGGCTTTAAAATGGGTTGATGAAGCTAATATTGATTTATTAGGTATTCAAGAAACAAAATCAATGAAAGAGCAAATCCCAAAAACAATTTTTCAAAAAGAGTATAAAACACTTTTTGCTAGTGCTTCTGCTATAAAAGGAAGAAGTGGAACAGCACTTTTTACAGATATTAAAACTACTTTTGAATGTAACTGCCCTACTGTTGATATTTTAGATGAGGGAAGAATAAATGAAGTTCATTTTAGTTTAGGAGATAAAGATATTGCATTTTTTAATGTATATTTCCCAAATGGTCAAAGTAAAGAAGAACGACTTGATTATAAAATGGAATTTTATGATAGATTTTTAACTCATTGTGAGAATTTAAAAAATCAAGGAAAATCAATAATCGTTTGTGGAGATGTAAATACAGCTCATACAGAGATTGATATTGCAAGACCAAAAGCCAATGAAAATACATCTGGTTTTTTACAAATGGAAAGAGATTGGATAACAAAATTTTTATCACATGGTTATATTGATACTTTTAGATTAATCAATGGTGATTTAAAGGATAAATATAGTTGGTGGAGTTATAGAGCAAATGCAAGAGCAAATAATGTTGGCTGGAGAATTGATTACTTTTATGTAAGTGAAGATTTGAAAAATTATGTAAAAGATGCTTATATTTTAGATAATATTGAAGGAAGTGACCATTGTCCTATTGGACTTGAAATGGAGTTTTAA
- a CDS encoding CBU_0592 family membrane protein, with amino-acid sequence MDIYQWIGFFGMIFIVIAYLLLQTNKYTINSLQYQLLNLFGAILLLISLFVHFNLGSFIIEVFWIIITIYGIVVNIRKKRKGKNI; translated from the coding sequence ATGGATATTTATCAATGGATTGGTTTTTTTGGAATGATATTTATTGTTATTGCATATTTATTGTTACAAACAAATAAATATACAATTAATTCTTTACAATATCAATTACTAAATCTATTTGGAGCAATTTTACTTTTAATTTCACTTTTTGTACATTTTAATCTAGGTTCATTCATAATTGAAGTATTTTGGATTATTATTACTATTTATGGAATTGTTGTAAACATTAGAAAAAAAAGAAAAGGAAAAAATATATGA
- a CDS encoding TSUP family transporter has protein sequence MNELFLGIISFLTSTIAGIVGIGGGMMLIAILPSFLPLNALIPVHGLTQMSSNLSRAIFGYKDIQFEVIPKFLIGSFIGIGLFATILNFISLNYVPLFIGVYILLSLWSAKFNEKIKKYENYYIAGFFQTGFSIVVGATGPLTMTLLFKDYANKEKVLATSAALMSITHILKVFVFIYFGFVFFDYMGIIIAMIIGAVTGSWVATRLRDKIDGKKFFLILKVLLTVLAFHIIVKVFI, from the coding sequence ATGAACGAATTATTTTTAGGAATTATAAGTTTTTTAACTTCAACTATAGCAGGAATCGTAGGAATTGGAGGTGGAATGATGTTAATAGCTATATTACCTTCTTTTCTACCCTTGAATGCTCTTATACCTGTGCATGGATTGACTCAAATGTCAAGTAATCTTAGTAGGGCAATTTTTGGATACAAAGATATACAGTTTGAAGTAATACCAAAATTTTTAATTGGTTCATTTATTGGAATAGGTTTATTTGCTACTATTTTGAATTTTATATCTTTAAATTATGTGCCTTTATTTATTGGGGTTTATATTTTACTTTCATTATGGTCTGCTAAATTTAATGAAAAGATAAAAAAATATGAAAATTATTATATTGCTGGTTTTTTTCAAACGGGATTTTCTATTGTTGTTGGAGCTACTGGACCTTTGACAATGACTCTATTATTTAAAGATTATGCAAATAAAGAAAAAGTTTTAGCAACAAGTGCAGCATTGATGAGTATAACTCATATTTTAAAAGTATTTGTTTTTATCTATTTTGGTTTCGTATTTTTTGATTATATGGGAATTATTATAGCTATGATTATTGGAGCAGTTACTGGAAGTTGGGTAGCTACTAGATTAAGAGATAAAATAGATGGAAAAAAGTTTTTTTTGATTTTAAAAGTTTTACTTACAGTATTAGCATTTCATATAATAGTTAAAGTTTTTATCTAA
- a CDS encoding AEC family transporter, with amino-acid sequence MEYIFTSLVPVFGLILIGYLFKKISFPSHEFWPLADKLTYFVLMPALLIYTLSKAKFDINSLNLVLVSLLAIFLTMIFLIIFNKLSPTNNSSFTSIVQGGIRFNTYVFLALSSSIFGNEGLILSAIILTFAIPFINILCVTVFAIYSQNNKLDFIYLVKSIVKNPLIIGCFIGGSLNILNISLPISISNIFKILSEAALPLGLLSIGYALVLKDMKNVKKDLFISSFAKFIILPIFIYTLGNLFNLNETMIAVLVLFSLLPTAPSSFILARQLGGDLPLMTTIITVQTLVSALFIILFLKFF; translated from the coding sequence ATGGAATATATATTTACAAGTTTAGTTCCTGTTTTTGGACTAATTTTAATAGGTTATCTTTTTAAGAAAATAAGTTTTCCTTCCCATGAATTTTGGCCGCTTGCAGATAAACTAACATATTTTGTATTAATGCCTGCACTTTTGATATATACCTTATCAAAAGCAAAATTTGATATTAATAGTCTAAATTTAGTTTTAGTTTCACTTCTTGCTATATTTTTAACAATGATTTTTCTCATAATTTTCAATAAATTATCCCCTACAAATAATAGTTCTTTTACTTCTATTGTTCAAGGTGGGATAAGATTTAATACATATGTATTTTTAGCTTTAAGTAGTTCTATTTTTGGGAATGAAGGTTTGATATTAAGTGCTATAATTTTAACTTTTGCAATTCCTTTTATAAATATTTTATGTGTTACAGTTTTTGCTATTTATTCACAAAATAACAAACTTGATTTTATATATTTAGTTAAATCAATAGTTAAAAATCCTTTGATTATTGGTTGTTTTATTGGTGGAAGTTTAAATATTTTAAATATTTCTTTACCTATTAGTATTTCAAATATTTTCAAAATTTTAAGTGAAGCTGCTTTACCTTTAGGACTTTTATCTATTGGTTATGCTTTAGTTTTAAAAGATATGAAAAATGTAAAAAAAGACCTTTTTATAAGTTCTTTTGCAAAGTTTATTATTTTGCCTATTTTTATATATACTTTGGGAAATCTTTTCAATTTAAATGAAACTATGATAGCTGTTTTAGTTTTGTTTTCACTACTTCCAACTGCTCCTAGTTCTTTTATTTTAGCAAGACAATTGGGTGGTGATTTACCTTTGATGACAACTATTATTACAGTTCAAACTTTGGTATCTGCACTATTTATAATACTATTCTTAAAGTTTTTTTAG
- a CDS encoding YhcH/YjgK/YiaL family protein: MAIFGNIESIKSQITNPKFEKAFLYIQKLQDKNSFEHKELLNTNLNECNKIVLDENTFILKQSYITKDKKDCLFESHKKYIDIQYMFEGDEIMEVENINNLTLLKDYNESLDYANYSQSNNASILKIKENELAIFYPQDAHMPCIKIDKNKKVIKAVFKIAV; encoded by the coding sequence ATGGCAATTTTTGGAAATATAGAGAGTATAAAATCTCAAATAACTAATCCTAAATTTGAAAAAGCTTTCTTATATATTCAAAAATTGCAAGATAAAAACTCTTTTGAGCATAAAGAACTTTTAAATACAAATCTTAATGAATGTAATAAAATAGTTTTAGATGAAAACACTTTTATCTTAAAACAATCATATATAACAAAAGATAAAAAAGATTGTTTATTTGAATCTCATAAAAAATATATTGATATCCAGTATATGTTTGAGGGTGATGAAATTATGGAAGTTGAAAATATAAATAATCTGACTTTGTTAAAAGATTATAATGAATCTTTAGATTACGCAAATTATTCCCAATCAAATAATGCTTCTATTTTAAAAATCAAAGAAAATGAATTAGCTATTTTTTATCCTCAAGATGCTCATATGCCTTGTATCAAAATAGATAAAAATAAAAAAGTTATAAAAGCTGTTTTTAAGATAGCTGTTTAA
- a CDS encoding glucose-6-phosphate isomerase yields MKNNLYYPQVSLSDEQIFAEIKKERETIGYYSLPYVDTTSLKSRLDNLNFTQKQIAIIGIGGSTLGTYAIYNFLKYNKQHNKSLKKELFFFESTDPVNLNGTLSQINLEDTLFIVISKSGTTIETISVFKYLMSITKIDKSNLLIITEDDSKLNTFAKANDINSFDIPKNVGGRFSVLSNVGLVPLYLAGFDIDELLKGAKKISSSFFEQNELYDHLIKKARTYYEFKDVYNVNAIFSYSQLLEGFNKWYIQLWGESLGKIDINNTNQGLTPIGLLGPVDQHSFLQLIVEGKRDKTVTFIKIKDFKDDTKIAPITLQGLEELDYINNLDFKELINQQADATIASVKEYKKDIPIDLIEIEEISEYEIGKLLFYYELLTSIVGKFLRINTYDQPGVEGGKIILKEMLKK; encoded by the coding sequence GTGAAAAACAACCTATATTACCCACAAGTATCACTAAGTGATGAGCAAATTTTTGCAGAAATAAAAAAAGAGCGAGAAACTATTGGTTACTACTCTTTACCTTATGTGGATACAACTTCACTAAAATCTAGATTAGATAATTTAAATTTTACGCAAAAACAAATAGCTATTATTGGTATTGGTGGTAGTACTTTAGGAACTTATGCAATTTACAACTTTTTGAAATACAATAAACAGCATAATAAATCTTTGAAAAAAGAGCTTTTTTTCTTTGAAAGTACAGACCCTGTTAACTTAAATGGAACATTAAGTCAAATAAATTTAGAAGATACATTATTTATTGTTATTTCAAAATCAGGAACTACAATAGAAACTATTTCTGTTTTCAAATATTTGATGTCAATTACAAAAATTGATAAATCAAATCTTTTAATTATTACTGAAGATGATAGTAAATTAAACACTTTTGCAAAAGCAAATGATATTAACTCTTTTGATATTCCTAAAAATGTAGGTGGAAGATTTTCTGTATTATCAAATGTTGGATTGGTTCCTTTGTATCTTGCTGGTTTTGATATTGATGAATTATTAAAAGGTGCGAAAAAAATATCTTCTTCTTTTTTTGAACAAAATGAGTTATATGATCATCTAATTAAAAAAGCAAGAACTTATTATGAATTCAAAGATGTTTATAATGTAAATGCAATTTTTTCATATTCACAATTACTTGAAGGATTTAATAAATGGTATATTCAACTTTGGGGTGAAAGTCTTGGTAAAATTGATATAAATAATACAAATCAAGGATTAACTCCCATTGGACTTTTAGGACCTGTTGATCAACACTCTTTTTTACAATTAATTGTAGAAGGGAAAAGAGATAAAACAGTTACATTTATAAAAATCAAAGATTTTAAAGATGATACTAAAATAGCTCCTATAACTTTACAAGGATTAGAAGAATTAGATTACATAAATAATCTTGATTTTAAAGAATTAATAAATCAACAAGCAGATGCAACAATAGCTTCAGTTAAAGAGTATAAAAAAGATATACCAATAGATTTGATTGAAATAGAAGAAATAAGTGAATATGAAATAGGAAAACTACTGTTTTATTATGAACTTTTAACTTCAATTGTTGGAAAATTTTTAAGAATTAATACTTATGACCAACCAGGTGTTGAAGGTGGTAAGATTATTTTAAAAGAGATGTTAAAAAAATAA
- the galU gene encoding UTP--glucose-1-phosphate uridylyltransferase GalU, which translates to MNKNSPIKKCLFPAAGYGTRFLPATKATPKEMLPVLTKPLIQYGVEEALAAGIENMAIVTGRGKRAIEDHFDISYELEHQIKGTSKEHYLTEIRSVITKCTFSYTRQIEMKGLGHAILCGENLIGDQPFAVLLADDLCDSSSKGVLAQMVDLYKKYNCSIVAIEEIPKEDTNKYGVIAGNEIEPGIFMVKDMVEKPEPEVAPSNLAIIGRYILTPDIFDIIRDTKPGKGGEIQITDALLTQAKKGMVLAYKFEGERFDCGSIDGFVKATNYFYEKETKKEAEAKKKTGAK; encoded by the coding sequence ATGAATAAAAATAGTCCAATCAAAAAGTGTCTATTCCCTGCTGCTGGATATGGAACGAGATTTTTACCTGCAACAAAAGCTACACCTAAAGAAATGTTGCCTGTTTTAACAAAACCTTTGATTCAATATGGAGTTGAAGAAGCACTTGCTGCTGGTATTGAAAATATGGCAATTGTAACAGGAAGAGGTAAAAGAGCAATTGAAGATCATTTTGATATTTCTTATGAACTTGAACATCAAATTAAAGGTACAAGCAAAGAGCATTATTTAACAGAAATTAGAAGTGTTATTACAAAATGTACTTTTTCATATACTAGACAAATAGAGATGAAAGGTTTAGGTCATGCTATTTTATGTGGTGAAAATTTAATAGGAGACCAACCTTTTGCTGTTTTACTAGCAGATGATTTGTGTGATTCATCTTCAAAAGGAGTATTAGCTCAAATGGTTGATTTATATAAAAAATATAATTGTTCTATTGTTGCTATTGAAGAAATTCCAAAAGAAGATACAAATAAATATGGTGTTATTGCCGGAAATGAAATTGAGCCTGGAATTTTCATGGTAAAAGATATGGTTGAAAAACCTGAACCTGAAGTTGCACCTTCAAATTTAGCAATTATTGGAAGATATATTTTAACACCTGATATTTTTGACATTATTAGAGATACTAAACCAGGAAAAGGTGGGGAAATTCAAATTACAGATGCATTACTTACTCAAGCAAAAAAAGGAATGGTTTTAGCATACAAATTTGAAGGAGAAAGATTTGACTGTGGAAGTATTGATGGATTTGTAAAAGCTACAAACTATTTTTACGAAAAAGAGACAAAAAAAGAAGCTGAAGCTAAGAAAAAAACTGGAGCAAAATAA